A stretch of Tenrec ecaudatus isolate mTenEca1 chromosome 2, mTenEca1.hap1, whole genome shotgun sequence DNA encodes these proteins:
- the LOC142439885 gene encoding heat shock 70 kDa protein 1B-like, with the protein MAKSTAIGIDLGTTYSCVGVFQHGKVEIIANDQGNRTTPSYVAFTDTERLIGDAAKNQVALNPQNTVFDAKRLIGRKFGDAVVQSDMKHWPFQVICDGDKPKVQVSYKGETKAFYPEEISSMVLTKMKEIAEVYLGHAVTNAVITVPAYFNDSQRQATKDAGVIAGLNVLRIINEPTAAAIAYGLDRSGKGERNVLIFDLGGGTFDVSILTIDDGIFEVKATAGDTHLGGEDFDNRLVSHFVEEFKRKHKKDISQNKRAVRRLRTACERAKRTLSSSTQASLEIDSLFEGIDFYTSIIRAHFEELCSDLFRGTLEPVEKALRDAKLDKAQVHDLVLVAGLHAQKKKKKRKKEKFVRPMTFSLRMPFLFHH; encoded by the coding sequence ATGGCGAAAAGCACGGCCATCGGCATCGACCTGGGCACCACCTACTCGTGCGTGGGGGTGTTCCAGCACGGCAAGGTGGAGATCATCGCCAACGACCAGGGCAACCGCACCACCCCCAGCTACGTGGCCTTCACCGACACCGAGCGCCTCATCGGCGACGCGGCCAAGAACCAGGTGGCGCTGAACCCGCAGAACACGGTGTTCGACGCCAAGCGGCTCATCGGCCGCAAGTTCGGCGACGCGGTGGTGCAGTCGGACATGAAGCACTGGCCCTTCCAGGTGATCTGCGACGGCGACAAGCCCAAGGTGCAGGTGAGCTACAagggggagaccaaggccttctACCCCGAGGAGATCTCGTCCATGGTGCTGACCAAGATGAAGGAGATCGCCGAGGTGTACCTGGGCCACGCGGTGACCAACGCGGTGATCACCGTGCCCGCCTACTTCAACGACTCGCAGCGCCAGGCCACCAAGGACGCGGGCGTGATCGCGGGCCTGAACGTGCTGAGGATCATCAACGAGCCCACGGCGGCGGCCATCGCCTATGGCCTGGACCGCTCGGGCAAGGGGGAGCGCAACGTGCTCATCTTTGACCTGGGCGGGGGCACCTTCGACGTGTCCATCCTGACCATCGACGACGGCATCTTCGAAGTGAAGGCCACGGCCGGCGACACCCACCTGGGCGGGGAGGACTTTGACAACCGGCTGGTGAGCCACTTCGTGGAGGAGTTCAAGAGGAAGCACAAGAAGGACATCAGCCAGAACAAGCGCGCCGTGCGGCGGCTGCGCACCGCCTGCGAGAGGGCCAAGCGCACCCTGTCGTCCAGCACCCAGGCCAGCCTGGAGATCGACTCCCTGTTCGAGGGCATCGACTTCTACACGTCCATCATCAGGGCGCACTTCGAGGAGCTGTGCTCTGACCTGTTCCGCGGCACGCTGGAGCCCGTGGAGAAGGCCCTGCGCGATGCCAAGCTGGACAAGGCGCAGGTGCACGACCTGGTGCTGGTGGCGGGGCTCCacgcgcaaaaaaaaaaaaaaaaaagaaaaaaagaaaagtttgttaGACCAATGACTTTTTCCTTGAGAATGCCTTTTTTGTTTCACCACTAA